The region TCATTCCTTATATTTAGTTAAAAAAGGTGTTGAATTTCTTGTAGTGTCATTAAAAAGGGTTGGATTCCTTATGTTTAGTTAAAAAGGTGTTGAATTCCATACAGATTAATTTTTTAAGGGATTCAGTTCTTTGATTGGTAAAAAGGGTGTTAGATTCCTCATACTGTCATTAGAAAGGGttcaatttcttttatatttgctgttaaattccttacattttccttttaaaGGGTTTTGAATCCTTATGTCTAgttgaaagagtgtgtgtgtgtgtgtgtgtgtgtgtgtgtgtgtgtgtgtgtgtgtgtgtgtgtgtgtgtgtgtgtgtgtgtgtgtgtattgcatggtatgtgtctgtcttttgagcgttttaagagtgtttgagtgtgttttgagtgttttaagtgtgtgtgtgtgtgtgtgtgtgtgcgtacctgtcttcttctttcgctgggaggaggtggtgactAATGCCTCTGCCTTGGTCTTCTCCTGCAGCTGCAATTGTAACTTAGCGACTGAGAGCTccttctgcagagagagagagagagagagagagagagagagagagagagagagagagagagagagagagagagagagagagagagagagagagagagagagagagagagagagagagagagagagagattagatacatacacacttaacataaacactcttgaaaacctgaatCAATTTTTTGCGACAACCATAAAAGAGTAATTATTTAAGACGGCCATTATTTCAACACATATccttgaacatcatcattatttccactaaaaacacaaaaaatgctcCCCCAACACAATCTTTTCtgctaaaaccacaaaaaaacattcttaaacatAATAActtccacaaaaacacacacaccaaaacaccccaaaaacacctcaaaccaccacaaaatataaacatacaCCTTGAAAATCcccaagaaacacaaacaccccccaaaacaccacataacactgcaaaaacacccaaaatacactCATACACCCCCAAACATatcccaaaacaccacacaacactgcaaaaacaccccaaatacacccaaacaccccaaacaccacacaacacaccaaaacacccaaaacacccaaaatacactcatacatccccaaaacaccccaaaacaccacacaacacaccaaaaacatcccacaacacaccaaaaacaccccacaacatattaaaacacctcaaaacaccacacaacacaccaaaaacaccccacaacacaccaaaaacaccccaaaaccactCCCAAAAACATTTACATGAATCTCAACCTGTAATTCCTTCTAAGCCTCGAAAAACACCCcataacaccacaaacacttaTGTACATGAATCTCGACCTGTAATTCCTTctaaccccaaaacaccacaaaacacccaaaaacaccccacaacaccacaaacacaccccaaaaacattTACATACATGAATCTCGACCTGTAATTCCTTCtaacccccaaaaaacaccccacaacaccacaaacacaccccaaaaacacttaCATGCATGAATCTCGACCTGTAATTCCTTCTAAGTccaaaaaaacaccccaaaacaccccacaacaccacaaacacaccccaaaaacacttaCATACATGAATCTCGACCTGTAATTCCTTCTAAgcctcaaaaacaccccaaaacaccccacaacacctcaaacacatcccacaacacctcaaacacaccccaaaaacacttaCATACATGAATCTCGACCTGTAATTCCTTCtaaccccaaaaaaaacaccacaaaaacacccaaaaaacaccccacaacaccacaaacacaccccaaaaacacttaCATGAATCTCGACCTGCAGTTCCTTCTCCAGCTGCGCCCGCTTCTTCAGGATATCCTTCTTCAGCAAGTCCTTGTGTCTGGTCATCAGAGAGTCCAGTTTATGCTGTAGTGCTTGTCTCTTCTTTGCATCGACTGCTTCCGCCTTTGCTGATGATTTCTTAGATTTCGACGTTGTTTCCGAAGATCTGGATTCGCCACGGTGCTTTTTCGAGCGTGATTTTGTGGTGGGGGTTGTGGCGACTGGTAGGACCCCGCTGCCTTCCTCTGATGGGTCCCAGTCTGCATCGtcctgttaggttaggttaggttagggattatGTAGGGTTAAggtgtgcgctctctctctttctctttatctctctctcacacacacacacagacatagagacacaaagacacacaaacgacagacagacagacagacagacagacacagacacacacacacacacacacacacagacatagacacaaaaaaacaaagacaaagacacacacacacacacacactaaatgaagacataaaaaccagtcatgaagaaaaagaccttggggtgacaattaccaatgacctatcgccagagagacatataaacaaaataattggataagtattgaacttattgaggaacataagagtggcgttcgtatatttagatgaagaaatgatgaagaaaataattactgcaatgataagaccgaggcttgaatatgcaacaatacagtgggctcgaacttaaagaaacacataaggaaactagagaaagtacagagggctgcaacaaaatggtgcctgacttaagagatttgacttatgaagacagactgaaaagaatgcaacttccgaccctggaaaacagaagaaagggagacctgatagcaatatacagagtgatgattggcatggaaaaatggatagggaagatctgtgtatgtggaatgaaagaatgtcgagagggcatgggaaaaactaaaatggccacttataggagagatgtgaaaaatatagcttcctcatagaagggtggaagcatggaatagtttagacgtggaagtggtcaacgcacggaatattcatgattttaagaaaaagctggacattaatagatatggagacgggacaacacgagcatagctcttttcccgtatgttacaattaggtaaatacaattaggtaaatacaacagacagacagatacacacacacacacaacagacaacagacagacacacagacacacacacacctggtctctACTTCTCTTGACCCCAGAGTTCCGTGAGGCTGTGAGAGAATTAACTGCAGCCTTCCTTGCCACACCGCCGCTCCTGGTCGCCGTTGCCGTTGCAGTGAGGGCGGAGGCgggggtggcggcggtggcggctgtGGCGGCGGACAGACCGgtgccttcctccttcttggtCTGCTCGTTGTTGTATTTTTGAAACTGCATCAATTTCTCTTCAATTTCCGGAGCGAGGTCTTCCCGGCTCAGCGCTGACTTGATGGCTGCGGGGGGGCGGTTAAAGGCAGgggtcagtagtagtagtagtagtagtagtctaattattaaaaagtattgaaaaaacattaaatactCAACATAAACCATTTAAAATTAACTAaaatgctaacctaacctaacctacacttatcctttcttttctttctttttttttaatgatttgttTAAGAGCCATGTTCAGTCTATCCCAGCCCAGCCCCAGCCCGCCCCGCCTtgccccagccccgccccgtcccgcctaAACACTCACTCTGCTGAATATACTCTGGAGTCAGGACGAATTTCTTTGGCGAGACATTGACTGGAGTGCCGGTGGAGGTCTTGCTTGCTGCCGCCACCTTGTCTGCCTCACCCCCCCCCACACCGCCCTCCGATGCCACTGTctgccgcagagagagagagagagaaatttagtaCACACTCACATATAGATACACAcattggcagggttttcaagagtgtttctccagttaataatgcagaaatcttgtcactctgcctctagaaccgtaaaatcttgtcactctgcctctagaactgtaaaaacacccttaaaaactcttgcaaatttaaataaacccttttgaaatagtggagatgaagcgcAGAAGGATTTGAGAAAACGAatctttaaaacacacacacacattgtctcCAATCCTATTACTaacataaatacaaacacatttttatccaacacacacacacacacacacacacacctgattttGAGTTGTGGAAACCTGCTTAGTGGTCGAgccttcctcttgttgttgttgttgttgctgttgttgttgttgttgctggttcgctgttgtttgtttgtttggcatATGCAGAGTCAGTGTCATTAAGGGAGACAGCTGGTTCACTTGTAGCTtatctgttgagagagagagagagagagagagagagagagagagagagagagagagagagagagagagagagagagagagagagagagagagagattaaacttgaataaataaactactcAAAtttttaaaacacaaaaaaatgtaaaaaaaaaaaaaaaattagaggaggaggaggaggaggaggaggaggaggaggaggagaatgacaacaataacaataacaaataacaaggaTGAAGTGTTGAAATGGTGTTGTAAAGGGaagagtggtgttgtggtggtgtaggtggtgttctaATGGTGTTCTAAGGATGGTATAAGGCAAGATTGGTGttgtaagggtggtggtggtgatgtaagggtaagtggtggtgttggtgatgaaatagtggtattgttggtgttgtaagGGTATTGTAAGGGCAAGGATAATGGTAAaggtggtgttattggtgtttacTGGTGTTATAGGTGGTTATTGGTGTTGTAGGTGGTGTTGAAGACTCACACTGTGCCAGCATGTTCCGGACCTGCTGCTGGATGGCCATGATGTGGTCCTTGGTGAGTGCCACGCCCATCTGCAGACCCTGGATGATGGTTTTGGGCCCCTGCTCTGTCATCCGCACCTGCACCCGCAACGTTAGACTGCTGCCccccccgcccccgcccccagaccctgtggtggtggtggtgctgctgcccgtagtggtggtggtggtggcagtgctggtagtggtgctggtgatggtgtttgtggtggtgctggctgtggtggtggtggtggtcgtggtggttgtagtggtggtggtggtgtctgatgtggtggtggtggctgtggtggtggtgggtgttggtatggtggtggtggtggaggtggtggtgttggcactGTTGGCCAGCACTGTCTTCACCATGGTGCCGTCCGGGGCCAGGATGGTCTTGATGCGGGGCGAGGTGTGGCCAGCTGGCCggatggcggcggtggtggtggtggtgggtgcggtggaggagggagtggtggtggtggtgtctgtggagggagtggatgggGGGGCAGGGGCCAGCAGGGTCTTGGTGGCATCGGTGTTGTGGCGCACCAGGACCTGCTGGCCGTTGACCTTGAGGACGTGTGCCTTTGGGGCGTCCCCGCAGGGCTTGGTCTGCTGGGTCACCTGGATGGCTGGGGCCACCCccccactgccgccgccgccgccgcccgccgctGCAGTGGCCGGCTTGGTGATGAAGTGCACCTTGCCATCCTTCTGCACCACATGCTGCCCCTCCAGCAGGCCCCGCACCTGCAGCTGTCCGTCCATCAGCCGGATGATGTGGATCTGCTGCCCcgtgccccgccctgcccccgCCCCGCTGCTACTCACcacggcggcagtggtggtggtggaggacgggGCTGGTGCCACAGGGCGGGGTGACCGCAGGGCGGGGGTGAGCTGCTGTGGGGTGGCGGAGGCACGGGGCAGGATGACGCGGTGGCCTGACCCGCCAGCCAGCGGCTGCAGGCGGATCACCTTGCTGCCGGCTGCTGCCACCTGCACCTTGGCCGCCCCGCCCCCTGCCCCGCCCACAGGGAAGATGGTGCTGCTACCCAGGCTGATGGTGGAGGCCGCCCCGCCCTCCGCAGTGCTGCTGGACGtggcggtggcagcggcggcggccgGGGCGGTCTGCACAGTGATGATACGTCCCTCGTGGGCTGCCACAATCTTCTTGCCCCCCACCAGCGCAGGGAGCTGTCCCCCCACCGCCATGATGGTGGACGCCCCGCTCTGCACCACCTTCGGGGCTGCCAGACGCCCACCGGCCCCGCTACTGGCCCCACTGGAGCACAGGGACAGCTTCACCACCCCGCCGCGGGTGAGggccacactgctgctgctgccgccctcCGCCGCTCTCTTCTGGTTGAAGTTTGCCCGCTGGATCTTGAGTTGCTCCTCCATGCGTGCCCTGATCTCCGCCGGGCTGGACGCCGCACCCGTCGCcccgccactgctgccaccgccacccgctgctgctgctgtcacctCACCACGCTCCACGCCGCCACCGCGCCGCGTCACCACCGCAGCGCGCTCCAGACACTCCCCAAAGAAGCGGATCTCCCACAGGTCCAGcttgtcctcctccacccactcctccACACTCTGCGGCTGTGTGTTCACCGGAGACTGTGCCCGCCGACGCTTCCGCAGACCACTGCGCTGCGACGGCGTGAACTCTGCGCCACACGGGAGCCATggtcagtgacacacacacacacaatcaaacaatacactttaacacacacaaaacagacacacagaaatacCTGCAATAAACCATACTAAACTAAAAACACtcagaaacacacaccaacacacccctAAGACACTCCCACACCACAAAGAAATGCCcaacacacctcaaacaccccaacacacacctaaacctccaaaacacccaaaaccccaCAACAccttccaaacacacccacaacagATGCCTAAACACCCCAATgtcccacaacacactccaaacacacccaaaacccccccaaaacacacccaaatgcccccacaaaacacccaaaacttacCTCTGACAGGCTTGGGGACATCGAAGGGGATGATAACCTTCCGCCTGAGGTACGAGGTGCGCTCCAGGAACCTTCCGGAGTGTTTACGTTTCAACACCTCCGTCTGTATGATCTCCATGTCGGTGGTGACTTGTTTACGCCCGTCCCCCGGCCCCTTCTCCTGCATGTCGTCCCAGCGTAGACACACCCATAGAATCCGCAGCTGCATGGACGCGGTGTTGAGGGTGGGTGTGGTGGCGGTGCGGTACAGCCAGGTTGTTTTGAAGACCGGCCGGGGACAGGGGTAAGGCCAGACCACCTGGTTTGCCTTAGCGTTGTGGTTGAACCCTTGCACGTGGTACCGGCCGCCCTTCCTGGCCAGTAACCGCAGCTCCCAACCGGCCACCACCAGTATGCTACACCGCCTGTCGTCTGCGCGGTCAACACCTTTCGTTTTCCGGCGACCGATGCGGAAAACAGACAGTTGTGGCAGACGGTGAGCCGGTCGCTTCCGTCGGTCACCAGTTTTCTTCAAATAAAAACGCCCTGCTGGTGATTCAGTGCTAGTCTCCGCTCCAGTTGTTGGCACACCTCCGCTTCGCTCCAAACCTGTTGACCCCTGGCTTGCGTCGTCCATATCCTCGTCGACACGGATCTTTATCTCCCCACTGGCGCGTGACGACCGGCCATCGCTGTCGCCATTCCCTCCGTCATCAACCTTGGGGTCAAAACGCACTGGGGAATGCGACCCGACTTCCTCAAATGGTGCTGGTTTACTGGCAACAATGCGGTAATTATTAACGGCATTCACCAAGCGTTCTTTCGTCCGCGCTTTGAGGAGACACAGCGATGAATAACAGCTGCACCGACCGTCTCTCCGACAGCACGCCGAATAACACATCATGAACCCGTCTTGAGTATCCAGGGCCTCGTACTTGGTTTTGAGTGACCTGACCTCCTTTAGTAAATTCCCGGCAGGTCGCTGTTTGTGTATTGTTGACCTCTGTGATGCTGGGATCTCTTCAATTGCTGTGTCCGATGTGTCGCTGAGTGTCGCGTCTGTGTCTTCATTTTCTACATCGacatcatcttcctcatcctctccgctgttgttgttgttgttgttattgttggtggtggtggtggtgggtttctgtatggttcagagagagagagagagagagagagagaggtatgttaGTGTGTTTATTGACTATTAAACATAGTAAAATTTCACAAAACACACTCGAAATACACCCAAACTtgcctaaacacactcaaacttgccgagagagagagagagagagagagagagagagagagagagagagagagagagagagagagagaattattttagCCCCCCACTTCAAAATAAaccaaataaggaaaaagataaaaaaaaaaaaaataataataatggctgtTATACCTTGGCCATCTCCTTGTCCTTGCTGTCCTGGCCCCGCTGCGCAATACACCGTCCCAGGAGACCATCCAGGCTACAGCCGCGGGCCACCTTAGGGTACAAGAACCTGGACCGATGTGTGAGGCCGTGCGAGACATTAATTCTGCCGTCAGACTCAAATAATTCCTCTAGGGTTACGTTTCCCACTTCTACCTTCTGCTGGCCGCCTGGAAAAGGGATCGAAGAGtgcttggtggtgttttggggtgtttttgtggtgttgggagtgtttttgtgtgtttttggtgtgtttttggggtgtttgtggtaatgagggtgttttgggtgtgttttggggtgttttgggtgttttggtgtttgtggtgttgagggtgtttttggtgtgttttgggtgattttggtgtgttttgcatgtttaggtgtgtttttggggtgtttggggtgttcaaggctgttttgtggtgttttgggtatttttgtggtgttttgggagtgtttgggaTATTctgggtgttttttggtgtgtttggggtgtttaggtgtgtttttgtgtgttctggGTGTTTTTGAAGTgggggtgtgtttgaggtgggggtgtgtttagggtgtttagaGGTGTTTCTGAggtaggggtgttttgggtgtgttaagggtgtttttggggtgttttgggtgtgtttagagtgtttttggggtgttttgaggtattttggggtgttctaggtgtttttgaggtgttttggggcattttaggtgtgatttgggggttttgggtgtgttttggggtgtttttgggatgttaggaggtgttgtggtgtttgggggtattttgaggtgttttaggtgtattttgggtgttttggattTGTTTAGGGTGTGctctgtgttttggggtgttgggatgtgttttgggggtgtttgggtgtctttaggggtgttctgtggtgtttggAAAGTATGTATGGTatgcaatataaataaaacttagtaaactcacacacaca is a window of Portunus trituberculatus isolate SZX2019 chromosome 1, ASM1759143v1, whole genome shotgun sequence DNA encoding:
- the LOC123513879 gene encoding LOW QUALITY PROTEIN: nucleosome-remodeling factor subunit NURF301-like (The sequence of the model RefSeq protein was modified relative to this genomic sequence to represent the inferred CDS: inserted 2 bases in 2 codons) → MSERRRKRGRPRSTPMLSYASELKMRNSITRVIKKPRYLTENDDDSNHSTRSTSPNGGGEERKKNKRGYNLDVDDRESEYLYGSDFEMEDAEEESDYKVQXGDDTRDDDHEDFLTDGEESVSSYGTSHSGAPGTPLSFQPPSRPPTPIPVWLQDRQYPPLDLPKSSDDLLLPRSHVLRAVGIYEVLRHFRTLVRLSPMRFEDFSAALVAEEQSALLAEIHMALLKALIREEDSQQTHFGPLDQKDSINVILYFIDALTWPESLRLYLQSDAEFRVPLSILNNCNYPFTSLENRLQVLQFLCDQFLQTSVVREDLLSEGKVRYDDHCRVCHKTGDLLCCDSCSAVYHLDCVDPPLQDVPGEMEDWTCSVCTTHQVDGVTDCISPMETSGVLCRQDPLGFDRHGRKYWFLVRRLFIETEEGELWYYSTQAQLEELRDLLDPHDLEEDLCGGLAEVWGELKRHMSITETITNASKGTRKSCLEVENAEVARRVEERKKMKQKKVEGIDNMIEEIKEEDIKKEIKQETPDDLTSGMTSLDPVTGELRRSPLDPPEAEIKEEVKDVKEEKEEEEKRESGVKTRTRTGSLVPKQFAVDDLRRRIPPPSDLDTKEGVKDGPEGVKLVQLQNNNQHYRLGCDGKYKVYVNQYTNNPLALNKLQHNEERDKKRHLSHKFSLTPTSDFKWNGVMHGNIETLISTIRHTILSLEQNISIHLYHPHWSTIRKWWNAAVLAATEPHQFSKVLMWLVACIKPVVFNPVWHDSLGHVRFNRVTALEREEKKKQEKRDKKEVDQEEPRPVTMIKYTLGLKHQVWKLKGEEYRVHGXWGWQWVSANRPARHTPMGSVGLRAGASKHMVPVKSSGGLKSLSVNPGIYKQLAAKNPSLRPSLLSPKQRKEEEEEGCEEKKEILITGPSGQQKVEVGNVTLEELFESDGRINVSHGLTHRSRFLYPKVARGCSLDGLLGRCIAQRGQDSKDKEMAKKPTTTTTNNNNNNNNSGEDEEDDVDVENEDTDATLSDTSDTAIEEIPASQRSTIHKQRPAGNLLKEVRSLKTKYEALDTQDGFMMCYSACCRRDGRCSCYSSLCLLKARTKERLVNAVNNYRIVASKPAPFEEVGSHSPVRFDPKVDDGGNGDSDGRSSRASGEIKIRVDEDMDDASQGSTGLERSGGVPTTGAETSTESPAGRFYLKKTGDRRKRPAHRLPQLSVFRIGRRKTKGVDRADDRRCSILVVAGWELRLLARKGGRYHVQGFNHNAKANQVVWPYPCPRPVFKTTWLYRTATTPTLNTASMQLRILWVCLRWDDMQEKGPGDGRKQVTTDMEIIQTEVLKRKHSGRFLERTSYLRRKVIIPFDVPKPVREFTPSQRSGLRKRRRAQSPVNTQPQSVEEWVEEDKLDLWEIRFFGECLERAAVVTRRGGGVERGEVTAAAAGGGGSSGGATGAASSPAEIRARMEEQLKIQRANFNQKRAAEGGSSSSVALTRGGVVKLSLCSSGASSGAGGRLAAPKVVQSGASTIMAVGGQLPALVGGKKIVAAHEGRIITVQTAPAAAAATATSSSTAEGGAASTISLGSSTIFPVGGAGGGAAKVQVAAAGSKVIRLQPLAGGSGHRVILPRASATPQQLTPALRSPRPVAPAPSSTTTTAAVVSSSGAGAGRGTGQQIHIIRLMDGQLQVRGLLEGQHVVQKDGKVHFITKPATAAAGGGGGGSGGVAPAIQVTQQTKPCGDAPKAHVLKVNGQQVLVRHNTDATKTLLAPAPPSTPSTDTTTTTPSSTAPTTTTTAAIRPAGHTSPRIKTILAPDGTMVKTVLANSANTTTSTTTTIPTPTTTTATTTTSDTTTTTTTTTTTTTTTASTTTNTITSTTTSTATTTTTTGSSTTTTTGSGGGGGGGSSLTLRVQVRMTEQGPKTIIQGLQMGVALTKDHIMAIQQQVRNMLAQYKLQVNQLSPLMTLTLHMPNKQTTANQQQQQQQQQQQQQEEGSTTKQVSTTQNQTVASEGGVGGGEADKVAAASKTSTGTPVNVSPKKFVLTPEYIQQTIKSALSREDLAPEIEEKLMQFQKYNNEQTKKEEGTGLSAATAATAATPASALTATATATRSGGVARKAAVNSLTASRNSGVKRSRDQDDADWDPSEEGSGVLPVATTPTTKSRSKKHRGESRSSETTSKSKKSSAKAEAVDAKKRQALQHKLDSLMTRHKDLLKKDILKKRAQLEKELQVEIHKELSVAKLQLQLQEKTKAEALVTTSSQRKKKTVIDSSGVGGQAGGGEIGGHLVHTPSPPTLDTPQGKHHSKTSSISSSSKPNASSSSSSSSKSSSAAKKSAKNKNKKIVCICRTPFDDTKFYVGCDLCGNWFHGDCVGITEAMSRSMTEYVCDDCANAKLNRELFCFCRQPYDETQFYICCEQCEDWYHGKCVGIMQTEADDIDDYICPKCDANNVWNYPCQKTLSAKDYTDLRKVTKSLIQHKNAWPFLEPVDPSEVPDYYKVVKEPMDLKTVESRVEEKAYQRLAQFVGDVMLVFDNCRLYNPPNSSFCSCATTLESFFCQKLRSLKLRLGPKP